In a genomic window of Bacteroidota bacterium:
- a CDS encoding PrsW family glutamic-type intramembrane protease, whose translation MLSILVSVLPVFLFLGALIFLDSYKLVPIRSVLVTILAGCVVTVPAFLLNILALDRIGVDPLTLARYGAPVLEEALKSVYVVYLLRRKRIGFVVDAAIYGFAVGAGFSFIENLYYLESLPDQHLLLWVSRGLGTAVMHGGTTAMFALITKSITDRASNLRLSLMLPGLGVAIVMHSFYNHFVLSPLVPTAVLLVLLPVVFHQSEKSTKKWLGVGMDTDMQLLEMITGGDMALTKIGQYFLTLQQQFQGEIIADMICLVRLHTELAIRAKGILMMRSAGFEAPLGPDVKEKFDELKYLQKSIGKTGQMALSPVLHMSNRDLWQIYMLGG comes from the coding sequence GTGCTGAGCATCCTGGTGAGCGTTCTCCCCGTGTTTCTCTTCCTCGGGGCGCTGATCTTTCTGGACAGCTACAAACTCGTTCCGATCCGGTCGGTGCTGGTGACGATTCTTGCCGGGTGCGTCGTGACGGTTCCGGCCTTTCTGCTCAACATCCTCGCCCTCGACCGGATCGGGGTCGATCCGCTTACACTGGCCCGCTACGGCGCCCCGGTCCTCGAGGAGGCGCTTAAATCCGTCTATGTCGTCTACCTCCTGCGGAGGAAGCGGATCGGATTTGTGGTCGATGCCGCAATCTACGGATTCGCCGTCGGGGCGGGGTTCTCGTTCATCGAAAACCTCTATTATCTGGAGTCGCTTCCGGACCAGCATCTCCTGCTCTGGGTAAGCCGCGGGCTGGGAACCGCCGTGATGCACGGAGGGACGACCGCGATGTTCGCGCTCATCACCAAGAGCATCACCGACCGGGCGTCGAATCTCCGGCTCTCCCTCATGCTCCCCGGGCTCGGGGTCGCGATCGTCATGCACTCCTTCTATAATCATTTCGTCCTCTCCCCGCTGGTGCCGACCGCCGTGTTGCTGGTGCTGCTTCCGGTCGTGTTCCATCAAAGTGAAAAATCGACGAAAAAGTGGCTGGGCGTAGGGATGGATACCGATATGCAGTTGCTGGAAATGATCACCGGCGGAGACATGGCGCTCACGAAGATCGGCCAATACTTCCTCACCCTGCAGCAGCAGTTTCAGGGAGAGATCATCGCGGACATGATTTGCCTGGTGCGCCTCCACACGGAGCTGGCGATCCGCGCCAAAGGGATCCTCATGATGAGAAGCGCCGGCTTTGAAGCCCCGCTGGGTCCCGATGTCAAGGAGAAGTTCGACGAACTGAAGTATCTTCAGAAGAGTATCGGAAAAACGGGCCAGATGGCTCTCTCGCCGGTCCTTCACATGAGCAATCGGGATTTGTGGCAGATCTATATGCTCGGCGGGTGA